From a single Ooceraea biroi isolate clonal line C1 chromosome 12, Obir_v5.4, whole genome shotgun sequence genomic region:
- the LOC105280358 gene encoding uncharacterized protein LOC105280358 — protein MITITDLPEEMVQTILNCNIISFQDIVNFFSTCKHFYQMINDENTFWRRKFYKRYYLFFCIIFSYFSFLLFFYFLFCPHLKYWPGLKNICKEEEHKEYLDFKEVVRAQLNCRKELRLFLTKLSEKHYYCFYESLLSEDITWRMWLDEYRYRSHSKKVFVEEKELDALMHSNKVTHHLYYYLLMDELRSLYKRSQSEHRTDLTYIYYGKELLPHVRHYYLKPMWHEFMNRPIKQQILEEAATLVAQWFQPEQHISYSYVTTELENIAQQVMERLEVVNPQHQIFSVSCEQISSWKSNNIDKDEWNKSDAREILYILSEILFQKQKFQGIRTFGNTDFLQNYLCINYVSYSL, from the exons ATGATTACGATAACGGACCTACCCGAAGAAATGGTACAGACAATTCTGAACTGTAACATTATCAGTTTCCAAGATATTGTAAATTTCTTCTCCACGTGCAAGCATTTCTATCAAATGATCAACGACGAAAATACATTCTGGCGacggaaattttataaaaggtattatctatttttttgtattatattttcttatttttcttttcttcttttcttctattttctcttttgtcCTCATTTAAAATA TTGGCCTGGTTTGAAAAACATTTGTAAAGAAGAGGAGCACAAAGAATATCTAGACTTTAAGGAAGTAGTAAGAGCACAATTAAACTGTAGAAAAGAATTGCGCCTTTTTTTAACGAAACTGAGCGaaaagcattattattgcttttATGAATCTTTGTTGAGTGAAGATATTACTTGGCGCATGTGGTTGGACGAGTATCGTTATCGGAGCCACTCGAAAAAAGTATTTGTCGAGGAGAAAGAGCTTGATGCATTAATGCATTCTAATAAAGTGACACAtcacttatattattatttacttatggATGAGTTAAGAAGTTTATATAAACGATCACAGAG tgaACATAGGACTGATctcacatatatttattatggaaAAGAGCTTCTGCCACATGTGAGGCATTATTATCTAAAACCCATGTGGCATGAATTTATGAATCGTCCTATTAAGCAGCAGATATTGGAAGAGGCGGCAACTCTTGTTGCACAATGGTTCCAACCGGAGCAACATATCTCTTACTCGTATGTAACAACGGAGCTGGAGAATATTGCACAACAAGTGATGGAGCGTCTTGAAGTTGTGAATCCTCAGCATCAAATATTCTCGGTATCTTGTGAACAGATCTCGTCTTGGAAATCCAATAATATCGATAAAGATGAATGGAACAAGAGTGATGCAAGagagattttatatattctttccgAGATATTATTCCAGAAACAAAAGTTCCAAGGAATTAGAACTTTTGGGAATACAGATTTCCTTCAAAACTACTTATGTATAAATTACGTAAGTTATAGCTTATAA